One Ananas comosus cultivar F153 linkage group 1, ASM154086v1, whole genome shotgun sequence DNA window includes the following coding sequences:
- the LOC109717292 gene encoding F-box/kelch-repeat protein SKIP30 — protein MSRLIDGLPNEVAIRCLARVPFFYHSNLHLVSRSWRAALLGPEFYKARAEIGCSEELLCALAFDPENTWQLYDPLRDRWITLPLMPSQIRHLARFGVASVSGKLFVIGGGSDRVDPLTGDHDGIFASNEVWSYDPLRHEWARRAPMLVRRAMFACCALDGKIIVAGGFTNCRESISKAEMYDPETDIWEPLPDLKQTHSSACSGVVVKGKVHVVHKGLSTVQILEEGGKWWAVEDYGWLQGPMAMVRGELYVLSNGCISKQRAENMPDRVVSSVSEFQSRIAFGTIGVGDDIYLVGGVIGPGPRNQCIKQLSDVDILNVTSERPTWRQGSPMTQCRGSILGCALLRV, from the coding sequence ATGTCTCGACTGATTGACGGTCTCCCCAACGAAGTTGCGATCCGGTGCCTTGCGCGTGTGCCCTTCTTCTACCACTCAAATTTGCACCTAGTCTCTCGCTCGTGGCGAGCTGCTCTTCTCGGCCCTGAATTCTACAAAGCCCGGGCTGAGATTGGCTGTTCGGAAGAGCTGCTCTGTGCTCTAGCCTTTGATCCTGAAAACACTTGGCAGCTGTACGACCCTCTCAGAGACCGCTGGATAACCCTGCCCCTCATGCCATCCCAAATACGCCACCTTGCCCGCTTTGGTGTTGCCTCTGTTTCAGGGAAGCTCTTTGTGATTGGTGGAGGTAGCGACCGGGTGGACCCGTTGACTGGTGACCACGACGGCATCTTTGCAAGCAACGAGGTCTGGTCATATGACCCTCTTCGCCATGAGTGGGCCAGGCGGGCCCCGATGCTTGTTCGCCGTGCGATGTTCGCATGCTGTGCCCTGGACGGGAAAATCATCGTTGCTGGGGGGTTCACCAACTGCCGAGAGTCCATCTCAAAGGCTGAGATGTATGACCCTGAAACTGACATCTGGGAACCCCTTCCGGATTTGAAGCAAACCCACAGCTCTGCGTGCTCCGGGGTGGTTGTCAAGGGGAAAGTGCATGTCGTACACAAGGGTCTGTCGACGGTGCAGATATTGGAGGAAGGGGGAAAGTGGTGGGCGGTCGAGGACTATGGGTGGCTGCAGGGCCCCATGGCAATGGTCAGAGGGGAGCTTTATGTGCTGAGCAATGGGTGTATATCGAAGCAGCGAGCAGAGAACATGCCGGACAGGGTGGTGTCGTCTGTGTCAGAGTTCCAGAGTCGGATAGCATTTGGGACGATTGGTGTTGGGGACGATATATATCTGGTCGGAGGAGTGATAGGACCGGGGCCTAGAAACCAGTGTATTAAGCAGCTTTCTGATGTCGATATTCTGAACGTGACAAGTGAGAGGCCGACGTGGCGCCAGGGATCGCCCATGACCCAGTGCCGTGGGAGTATTCTCGGGTGTGCTTTGTTAAGGGTTTAG
- the LOC109717302 gene encoding late embryogenesis abundant protein D-34-like: protein MSQQQPRREDRGVEYGDVFPVAGGLAGQAVAPRDAAMMQSAENVALGQTQPRGPAAAMQSAAAVNERTGIVAHDEVSEIPRDQGVTVTETRVSGARIVTEFVAGQAVGQYVVGDADVVVGGGGDDWDAEKITIGEALAATARTVGDQPVEKSDAAAIQAAEARATGLNVTFPAGVAAEAQAAADANVWADNDATKLSIGDVLSDAADKMPADKPVERDDAARVADAETRNRPNATARPGGVAASMAAAARLNRDAA from the exons ATGAGCCAGCAACAGCCGAGGAGAGAGGACCGGGGCGTCGAATACGGGGACGTGTTCCCCGTGGCCGGCGGCCTCGCCGGGCAGGCGGTAGCCCCGCGGGACGCCGCCATGATGCAGTCGGCCGAGAACGTGGCGCTCGGCCAGACCCAGCCCCgcggccccgccgccgccatgcAGTCCGCCGCTGCCGTCAACGAGCGCACCGGCATCGTCGCCCACGACGAGGTCAGCGAGATCCCTCGCGACCAGGGCGTCACTGTCACTGAGACCCGCGTCTCCGGCGCCCGCATCGTTACCGAGTTCGTCGCCGGACAG GCGGTGGGACAGTATGTGGTGGGCGATGCTGATGTAGTAGTAGGAGGCGGAGGAGACGACTGGGACGCAGAGAAGATAACGATAGGGGAGGCGctggcggcgacggcgaggaCGGTGGGCGACCAGCCGGTGGAGAAGAGCGACGCAGCGGCAATCCAGGCCGCCGAAGCCAGGGCTACAGGGCTGAACGTCACGTTTCCCGCGGGTGTTGCTGCAGAGGCGCAGGCCGCAGCCGACGCCAACGTCTGGGCAGACAACGACGCGACCAAACTCTCAATTGGCGACGTCCTCTCG GATGCGGCGGATAAGATGCCGGCGGACAAGCCCGTGGAGCGGGACGACGCTGCGAGGGTGGCGGATGCGGAGACGCGTAACAGGCCAAATGCAACAGCGAGGCCCGGAGGAGTGGCCGCGTCGATGGCGGCTGCAGCCCGGCTCAATCGAGATGCCGCTTGA
- the LOC109721366 gene encoding tRNA (guanine-N(7)-)-methyltransferase non-catalytic subunit wdr4, translating into MEEDEGETVSVSEVAPALIAVHPLENSVAVAVGSELRVFDLKGDCPVSMLADSGGPSHSDTIRDITFCPNGSLFASAGDDKLVKIWRTDTWSCVRTVFTEKRVSAVAISCDGLYVTFADKFGLVWLVSLGEDVEGHALVDNKPVPILGHYCSIITSMKFSPDGRFIATADRDFKIRITLFPKRPLKGAHEIQSFCLGHTDYVSCLAFAYPSDQIQGFLLSGSGDSTVRLWNFIDGILLDTCEIGAKAGLIKSEESKPAVTDICTSQDGSLIAVTTQSLNGVILLNCDFSAKSLSVAQVITMEKSYIPTSLALSSSTECLWTVMGASKQPSSGNAQLLTCLRIMSGFGKDSSDAHPHDPVVLQDNEVPGGEKLLLKLQGSLDVAEKEEVLRAAAAALRVSMHNMLIKKQYSVEKREARKSSRNDKKLKK; encoded by the exons ATGGAAGAGGACGAAGGAGAGACCGTTTCTGTTTCGGAGGTCGCCCCAGCTTTGATCGCCGTACATCCTCTCGAGAATTCCGTTGCTGTCGCCGTGGGATCCGAGCTTCGTGTCTTTGATCTAAA AGGGGATTGCCCTGTTTCTATGTTGGCTGATTCTGGTGGGCCTTCTCATTCGGACACTATAAGAGATATAACATTTTGTCCAAATGGTAGCCTCTTTGCATCTGCCGGTGATGACAAGCTTGTTAAGATATGGAGGACTGATACTTGGAGTTGTGTTCGGACTGT GTTTACCGAAAAACGGGTCAGTGCAGTTGCTATAAGTTGTGATGGCCTATATGTAACTTTTGCTGACAAATTTGGACTTGTTTGGTTAGTGAGTTTGGGTGAAGATGTTGAGGGGCATGCATTAGTTGATAACAAACCGGTGCCAATTCTAGGCCACTATTGTAGTATTATTACTAGCATG AAATTCTCACCTGATGGACGATTCATTGCCACTGCTGATCGGGACTTCAAAATTCGT ATCACTTTGTTCCCAAAAAGACCATTAAAGGGAGCACACGAAATACAAAGTTTCTGCCTTGGCCATACAGA TTATGTATCTTGCCTTGCTTTTGCTTATCCTTCAGACCAGATTCAAGGGTTCCTTTTATCAGGGAGTGGTGATTCAACT GTTCGCTTGTGGAATTTTATTGATGGTATCCTTCTTGATACTTGCGAAATTGGAGCTAAG GCAGGATTGATTAAATCTGAGGAGAGTAAGCCAGCCGTGACTGATATATGCACATCTCAGGATGGTTCATTAATTGCTGTTACTACTCAAAG CTTAAATGGAGTAATTCTTTTGAACTGTGACTTCTCGGCTAAGTCCCTATCTGTTGCCCAG GTTATTACAATGGAAAAGAGTTATATTCCTACAAGCTTGGCCCTAAGTTCATCGACGGAATGCTTGTGGACCGTGATGGGTGCATCAAAGCAGCCTTCTTCAGGCAATGCCCAGTTGTTGACTTGTCTTAGGATAATGTCTGGATTCGGAAAAGACTCTTCGGATGCCCACCCTCATGATCCTGTGGTTTTGCAAGACAATGAAGTACCAGGTGGAGAAAAGCTTCTCTTGAAGTTGCAGGGGAGTCTAGATGTTGCAGAGAAGGAAGAAGTGCTAagagcagcagcggcggcacTGAGAGTTTCGATGCATAACATGTTGATTAAAAAGCAGTACTCAGTCGAGAAAAGAGAGGCGCGGAAAAGTAGTAGGAATGATAAGAAGCTCAAGAAGTAA
- the LOC109714391 gene encoding uncharacterized protein LOC109714391: protein MEEREKKPREGRRLENSATKTITLTPTPSTFSSSRTPSTATWSGSDGRSSADSCYFPGCRKDANCNCDICLASIDATRDLVRNTALISPHFLTKLSSTKTPAKRSLLLPEPKSPPATPEFGSSVTIPLTPPVQFTPPARSTAKSRPPEKAAVRKERRRGVGCKMLSLLAGWLLLWAVDSGLSAAVLRGFGPKLTADVVRQFGEESRVYGTDLKGRLRILQQKIDGVVGGGLSNCGSEDSVWELKQEGHLFFHWRCVIYKSAAEEVSIWGSPLRTSGLLPTTFSRRSLTLLSGRITEWSDGKLMSTLRASNSSSWTYQKWSSAAVQLDPETWVLEYERSALFHGPRLIPSLWELLQSRLSKTDSALFVVSVAILTDGV from the exons atggaggagagggagaagaagcccAGAGAGGGAAGACGCCTCGAGAACTCGGCGACGAAGACCATCACCCTCACGCCGACCCCGTCGACCTTTTCGTCATCGAGAACACCGTCCACCGCCACCTGGAGCGGATCGGATGGCCGTAGCTCAGCCGACAGCTGTTACTTTCCGGGGTGCCGCAAAGACGCCAACTGCAACTGCGACATCTGCCTCGCGAGCATCGACGCCACCCGCGACCTCGTCCGGAACACAGCCCTCATCTCCCCCCATTTCCTCACCAAGCTCTCCTCCACAAAAACCCCGGCAAAGAGATCGTTGCTCTTACCCGAACCCAAATCGCCACCCGCCACGCCCGAATTCGGCTCCTCCGTCACGATCCCCTTAACACCGCCCGTCCAATTCACCCCCCCTGCCCGATCCACGGCAAAATCGAGGCCGCCGGAGAAGGCGGCGGTGAGAAAGGAGAGACGCCGGGGTGTCGGGTGTAAGATGCTGAGCCTTTTGGCTGGATGGTTGTTGCTTTGGGCAGTGGATTCGGGGTTGTCGGCGGCGGTGTTGAGGGGTTTTGGACCGAAGTTGACAGCGGATGTAGTGCGGCAATTCGGGGAGGAGTCGCGGGTTTATGGGACCGATTTGAAGGGGAGATTGCGGATTCTGCAGCAGAAGATTGATGGGGTTGTTGGTGGGGGTCTTTCAAATTGCGGATCCGAGGATTCGGTTTGGGAATTGAAGCAG GAGGGTCACCTTTTCTTCCACTGGAGGTGTGTTATATACAAATCTGCAGCAGAGGAAGTGAGCATCTGGGGAAGTCCCCTCCGGACATCCGGCCTCCTCCCGACAACATTCTCTCGTCGATCCCTAACCCTTCTCTCTGGTCGAATCACAGAG TGGTCCGACGGGAAGCTGATGTCTACTCTCAGAGCAAGCAACAGCAGCTCGTGGACATACCAAAAGTGGAGCTCCGCGGCGGTGCAATTAGATCCAGAGACATGGGTGTTGGAGTACGAGAGGAGCGCTCTATTTCACGGCCCGAGATTGATCCCTTCTTTATGGGAGCTCCTGCAATCGAGATTGTCGAAGACG GATTCAGCTCTATTCGTGGTTTCTGTTGCAATTCTCACAGACGGGGTTTAG
- the LOC109716234 gene encoding DNA-directed RNA polymerase II subunit RPB1-like codes for METLVAVAQHRHQYFTRSKSHVSDRCVSSPSGSFRGINCRTFQSGAGILPSPPRSFASIPSPKSPCFYSEPPKRSRRSKPVAVNSPMLSPNKADVNDDISCPELWAGPAYSNSPPPSSLPMPKFSLRQKRSISLELPLPKPEVSASPIPNSAPSSPTRDFADDFVLNAATATENLRRILHLDVADD; via the coding sequence ATGGAAACCCTTGTGGCTGTAGCTCAGCATCGTCATCAGTATTTCACCAGAAGCAAATCTCACGTCTCCGATCGATGTGTTTCATCTCCTTCTGGAAGCTTCAGAGGGATCAATTGCCGGACTTTCCAATCCGGCGCCGGTAttctcccctctcctccccgTTCATTCGCCAGCATCCCATCCCCCAAATCTCCATGCTTTTACTCAGAGCCACCCAAACGAAGCAGGCGGAGCAAACCTGTTGCTGTAAATAGCCCCATGCTGTCTCCTAACAAAGCTGATGTGAATGATGATATCTCTTGCCCTGAGCTGTGGGCAGGGCCTGCCTATTCAAACTCGCCTCCGCCGAGCTCTTTACCGATGCCTAAGTTCTCTCTACGCCAGAAACGTAGTATTTCTCTTGAGTTGCCACTTCCTAAGCCAGAAGTTTCAGCCAGCCCGATCCCAAATTCGGCCCCATCTTCTCCTACTAGGGATTTCGCTGATGATTTTGTTCTGAACGCCGCCACTGCTACTGAGAACTTGAGGAGGATTCTCCATTTGGATGTTGCTGATGACTGA